GATTGAGCATTTATTTTAATGAGTGGGTAATTTCTTATCTGTTTACCATTTAAAATTTTAATTATACTTTCGTCAAAAGGTTTGCCAAATTTGTCATTTATCTCATAATTTGCTATTGGATTTAATTTTTCAATATCACTTGACATACTTTTTATTGCACTTTGGGTGGAATTCAAAATAGATAAAAACAAACCCACTCCAAGAGCTACACCAAAAATGGATATAAGGCTAAAGAGCTTTTCCTCTTTTAGATTTCTCAAGGCAAAAATAAATATAAGTCTTAAACTGTTAATCACTTATCTCATCTCTAATATGGCCATCTTTAATACAGATTACTCTATCGGTAAATTTTGCAATCTCTTCGTTGTGAGTAACCATAACAATTGTAGTATTATATTTTTCATTTAAACTCTTTAAAATGTTTAAGATTTTTTCACCAGTGAGTGTATCAAGGCTTCCTGTTGGCTCATCAGCCAAAATAATTTTAGGCCTTTTTATTATTGTGCGTGCTATTGCAACTCTTTGCTGCTCACCACCTGATAGTTGATGTGCAAAATTGTTTATTTTATGTTTAATATCAAGAATATCTAATATTTTTTCTATCTCATCTTCTTTATTAATACCATTTATCAAAAGTGGGATTAAGACATTTTCATAAACTGTAAGATTGTTGAATAAATTAAAAAACTGAAAAATAAAACCTATATACTTTTTTCTAAATTCAGTTAATTCTTCTTCATTAAAATTTGTAATATTTATACCATTAATTATAACTTCTCCAGTATCAGGTTTATCCATTGCACCTATTATATTTAAAAGTGTGGATTTGCCTGAGCCAGATGGACCCATTATTGACAAAAATTCTCCTTCTTTGATATGTAAATTGATATCTTTTAAAACTTTTGTTTCACCATAACTTTTATATACATTTTTAAGAGCTATCATCTATTTCTCCAGCATTTTTACTATATTTCAATATCCCGTAAGCTCCATATAGGCTTTTCCATTCAAATCCCCATAAACCTTACAAGCACCTTCATAATAATAATTAAAAGTTGATTTTGAAGCTACAAACTCTTGATTCTTAACAAGGGATTCCACAAAAATCTTTTTATTGTTTATCTTAATTTCCCATTTTATAGGATATTTTGCAGAAGTTATTTTAGATTTGTAAAATTCTAAAGGTTTTAGTTTTACTTTATCAAAATCAAGATTAATTTTATTACCATTTTTATCAATAATTGCCGCGTATGAGCTTTTGTCAATTTTACCATCTTTATCTTTAATTTGATAAATGATAATCTCTCTGCCATCATCAAGCATAATTGAAAACCAGTCCCAACCTTTTAATTTATCGGTGCTGTAATCTGAATTAATTTCTCTGTCAAACCAGCTTTCCCCCGAAACTGAATATTTTTTCTCATCAATCTGTAAATATCCGGTCGTTTTCATCCTTGTAATTGAAAAATATAATGAAGCACATTCTTCACATCCGTAAATCTTATTTGAATAACCGTTTTCCCCGTTTAAAATAGGATTTTTGGTAGGTATCAAGTTAATATCAATACTAAAATTTTCAGCTTTTGCTTTTATGTCAAATTGTTCAATACTACCGGTAACCAAATCATCAAAAACCTTTACATACAATTTATTATCACTTGCTGCAGCTTCATTATAAGCTCCTCTTGATGTATCATCTTCAAAGTAATACTTTTGATTGTTTATATCTGTTATTGCAAAATGAGAAATATAAATCCTGTTTAGCCCAAATTTGCTTTTATAATTTTTCTTATTCACATTTACTACAAATATTGTAAGCTCATAGCCAAATTTTTTTCCATCGTTTGAATTCAAATGCCCTGTAAAATACCACCACTGACTTACAAAATTATCTTTATAATAAAGGTCATTAGGCAGATTTACACGGTCAGTTGCCTTTAATTTTACAAAGTCTGACGCAAAAGCAAAATTTGTAAACAAAAGTAATATCAAAATAACTATTCTCAAGCACCAACCCTCATAAGATATCTATTCATATCAAATTTCCTTTTAAGGCCATTTTCTGACATATATCTTATTTTACCAAAAATTTCTCTCTCTTTAAATGCTCTGTCATGCATTCCAAAACACCATGCAATACCTGCATAACCGTTTGAATCTCTTCCATCAAGAGCATATTTGTCATTTAAAAAGATTAGATTTTCGTAAGCAGACTTCAACGACTCAGACCACTCTATAACTTTTTTGCCCCAATACATACGCATATAATTATGAATTTTACCTTTATTTATAAGCTCATATTGGGCTGCATTCCAAAACTTATCATGAGTTTTACAACCTTCTAAC
The window above is part of the Deferrivibrio essentukiensis genome. Proteins encoded here:
- a CDS encoding ABC transporter ATP-binding protein produces the protein MIALKNVYKSYGETKVLKDINLHIKEGEFLSIMGPSGSGKSTLLNIIGAMDKPDTGEVIINGINITNFNEEELTEFRKKYIGFIFQFFNLFNNLTVYENVLIPLLINGINKEDEIEKILDILDIKHKINNFAHQLSGGEQQRVAIARTIIKRPKIILADEPTGSLDTLTGEKILNILKSLNEKYNTTIVMVTHNEEIAKFTDRVICIKDGHIRDEISD
- a CDS encoding carotenoid 1,2-hydratase, translating into MRIVILILLLFTNFAFASDFVKLKATDRVNLPNDLYYKDNFVSQWWYFTGHLNSNDGKKFGYELTIFVVNVNKKNYKSKFGLNRIYISHFAITDINNQKYYFEDDTSRGAYNEAAASDNKLYVKVFDDLVTGSIEQFDIKAKAENFSIDINLIPTKNPILNGENGYSNKIYGCEECASLYFSITRMKTTGYLQIDEKKYSVSGESWFDREINSDYSTDKLKGWDWFSIMLDDGREIIIYQIKDKDGKIDKSSYAAIIDKNGNKINLDFDKVKLKPLEFYKSKITSAKYPIKWEIKINNKKIFVESLVKNQEFVASKSTFNYYYEGACKVYGDLNGKAYMELTGY